Below is a genomic region from Venturia canescens isolate UGA chromosome 1, ASM1945775v1, whole genome shotgun sequence.
CAATCGTTTTCATCACGCAATTCTTCGGGCAACGCTGGATTTCCAGCAACGAGAGCAGCAACGGTCGCTCCACCCTCGGGCATCGGTGTTctcgaacgttttttcaatgctgCCAGAGACGGTACGACGAGAAGCGAAAAACGCTCGCAGAGATAGTCTTCGCCCGGGCTGGCTTGCAGCGCCGGTAATGGCGCGAGGTACAAAGATTTTTCTACAACGAGAATAAGCTCTTTTCGAGCTGGAGGTAAAAGGTCTTCGAATGGTGCAAGAAGAAGATCGTAGAGAGTCTGCAAGGGCTGAGGAGCCTGCCAAGTTGGGCCTTTGGTGCCGCGTCCCCAACGGGCGCTCCCGGCTCGCGAGCTCACTGATCCAACGCTGAACAAACTACTCAGACTGTACGAACTGGCGTTCAGATGATGCCCCCTCGCGGTTATGGTCGTCGGTTCGTCGAGATCGCTGTTGCAGTTTTCACCGAGCAGTGCCTCTCTAGCTTGTAAaactttttcctcgagtttCGTACCATCGAGCTCGAGTTTCGCCGAATGAAATCTGAGGAGACCACGACTGGGCGCAAGACACCAGGCGTGGAGTTCGTCATCAGTTTCACTGTAATAAAGTATGGTGCCTCTTTGCCGATCTACTATTTCGGAATAATGAGTCGCATCCTCGACGCAGCTGGTTCTCGTTCTCCTCGATCTTTCCGCCCAGTTCAAAGCTTCCTCCGCACGATTCAGACTCACTAGAACTTTCTGCAACGTGATATATGTTTCCGTTAGGAGTTCCAATTTACTCGGTTGGCCATGGGTGAAATTCGCCGATGTTCCTTCCAACGATTCTAAGAGATTCGCAGCTTTTTCTAACTGTTCGACAGATATCGTAGCTTCGCCGGCTTGCCAATGTACGAGGCCGAGTCTGTGGCGCAGTCTCGCGACTTCTTCGCGACGTCCAAGGCCCTCGGATAGTGAGAGACCCGATTGGAGATAACTGAGAGCGCGTGCACGATCGCCGCGTAAATGATGGAGTCTTCCGAGGCTGGAAAAGGCCGCTGCGCGAGCCGGTTGGTCGCCCGCGGCTGCAGCCAGACTCAGCGACTGTTCCTGCAGTCTGATCGCTTCTTCCAACTGACCTAGAGCTTCTTGGGTGGCGCCGAGGTTCGCACAAGCCCGTGCTTGTAGGCCTGCAGCGTCGAGATCCTCAGCTATGGTGAGCTCAAGCTGATGATGGCGGAGAGCCGAATCCGGATCGTCCATGAGAAGATGAACGGCTCCGAGGCCACTGGCGGCTTCAGCCTCGGCGGCGCGGTCCCCGAGACCACGAGCAAGAGTCAACTGATGGGAGAGACAACTGACAGCTTGTTCGTGATTGCCGAGGGCTGCGTGCACGCGTCCGAGATCTCCGTAAGCAGCGCCACGAGCTTCAGAGCTGTCAACTTCGTGAGCGGCAACAAGACGTTTCTCAAAGCAGACGAGAGCTTCCGGTAGGTTTCCGGAGGCTTCTCGGGCCCGTCCCAAACCTCGGTAAGCGCGTTCCTGGTCTCTGACACTGCGCAATCTCACGGCAGCTGACAACTGCTGCTCGTGACATTTGATCGCTTCCTCCGGATCACCGAGAGCTTCGTAACAATCCCCGAGATTACCGAGCGCTCGAGCTTTGTCAAGGAGCGCCGTTGCTGTTGTCAAAGGCTCCAACGTTGCCAATTGTTGCTCGAAGTAACCGATCGCGTCCTCGTAATGCGCCATGTTTAGTCGAGCTATCCCCAGGTTTCCGAGGGCTTGCGCTTCCACACCGGAATCACCCAATTCTCGGGATCTTTCCAGCTGTTCCTGATAACATTTAACCGCGTGCGTATATTGGCCAAGAGCCATGTGAACCGCTCCGAGATTCCCGTGGGCTCTACACTCGCCCCGTAAATCACCCTCCTCTTGTCTCAGCGTCAATTCTTGCGTATGAAAACCAAGGGCTTTATCAAAATTCCGCGTTGCTCGATGCGCTATACCCAGCGCGCCGTAAGCCGCGGCCTCGAGTCCACGGTCCGTGGCTTGTCGCGCGAGGTTCAATTGACGCTGATGCATTTTTATCGCCTCGTCAACCTCACCGAGCCGCAATAAGCAATCGCCGATATTTCCGAGTGCCCGAAATTTGCCAGCTAAGTGTTTCGTCATGTGGGCTATCGCGAGATAATACTTTTGACACTCCAAAGCAGTGTCTAAATTTCCCAGCGCTAAATGCGCCAAACCGAGATTGCAATAAGCTCGACCCATTCCAGATTTGTCCTGCAAATCTTTCGCCAACGCTAAATCCTGATCGTAATATCTCACTGCTTCTCGATGATTTCCCAAGCAATAGTGAGCGTAACCCAAAAAATGACACGCTTTCGCCTCACCCTCTACGTCGTGAAGCTCCTGCGACAACATCAAATAATTCTCGTAATAAGGCACAGCTTCCTCAAACCTTCCACGCGACGACAAACAATTTGCCAGATTTAAAAGAGCGCACGCTTCACCGGCAGCATCTTTGAGCTCTCTTGCTATTGCCAAGTGTGCTCTGTAATGGCGTAACGCCGTCTCGTGACCTTGAACCGCTTGATACGCCACAGCCAAATTCCCGTGTGTACTTGCCTCCGAACTTCGGTCGTTCACCTGcacaattttaatttaaaaaatcaaataaaactttttatcCAACGATCACGCAATAACTTAAGCTCTACGGTCATATAGCCTTCCTGAAAAATGTTTTGGGAGAATCGTTATTTtaacaaatttattgaaatatgaaaatctttgtttggaataaaatttcgtaaaagaACTTCAGTTGAAATGAATTGGATGACTTTGAAGCAACTTACCTCTTTACTTATCGTAAGTTCCTGTTTGTGATATTTAATCGCTTGTTCGTAATAGCCGAGGGCATTGTATGCATTGCCGATATTGCCATATGCTCTTCCCATGCCCGCTCGATCACCCAGTGACCTTGCAATTCCAAGATGTGCTTGATGAAGTTTCAACGCTGCGTCATGTTCTCCGAGTAGCTGATAGACTATACCAAGGTTACTGCACGCACGACCCTCGGCTACTTTGTCTTTCGTCGTTAAAGCCACATCAAGTTGTCTCTGGTGCCAAAGTTTTGCTTGAGCCAAATCGCCTGtagcaagaaaaaaacgaatgaatgaAGAACAGTGACtgaatgatatttttcaagtttaaCGTAGCTGACTCGTTTCCCTTTGAAAATACAGTTTGACACACGATTTTAATGAGGGTTGATGCAAAGTTTCATATTCCACgcgaaaacattgaaaaacgaCAAATCTCACCAGCGCATCTTGCGGCGTGGCCCAATCCCGCATAAGCTCTCGTTTCAATCGCACGATCCCCGAGTTCTTGGGCGATCCtcaatacattttcatgataggTCATGGCTTGGCCAAAATTGCGTCTATAATGATGGGAAGAGCCGAGATTGCTAAAAGCTCTTGCTTCCTCAACACGATCGCCGAGTCTTCGTGCGATTCTCAAATGCTGCGTGTGACAATCTACAGCGCTCTCGAATTCACCCATCGCGAGATAAACAGCGCCCACGTTGCCAATTTCACGGGCTTCCTGAAGACGATCCCCCATCTGTTTGACTAGCTGAACGCACTGTTTGTGAGAAGCAAGAGCATTTGGAAGATCTCCGATTGCTGTGTACACGTGGCCCAGTGATGTCAAAGCCGAAGCCGCTGCCTGAGCGTCTTTACATTTCATAGCAAGTACTAGCTGGTATCTGTGAGCGGTCAACGCTTCTTTGAATGTACCCTTGCTAAAGTACGCCGAACCTAAATTCCCGTGAGCTCGACATTCACCCTGAGTGTCGCCCAGCGATCTTGCCACgcctttaaaaataaaaatcaacattttttcaataatacgTCGGaaggtttgaaaaaatttcaaaaaaaaaattcacaattgaATGTCAAAATCCAACTccttaattctttttttagaATATAAAATAGCATGATTAATAACAATTAAATACCCAAGTCTTGTTGCATATAGCTGATGGCTTTGTCGAGGGAATTGAGTGCCCAGTAAGCACTGGAAAGCGCCGAGAATACGGATCCTCTCAATTTGAGGCTGCATGTACCGATCGACAAAGCAGCTTCCAGAACACCCGCAGCCGCTTTGTATTGGCCAGCACCGAGAAGCTCCTGTCCAACGACCGATATCACAACGAACGGTGATTCATCCAGTTTCATCGCTCTTAACTGTTGAAACGTAGGCTCCAGCGTTGGACGGAGCGGTGATTTCAACGAAGCTTCGACGAGACCAGAAAGCAATTGAGAATTTGGTGGATCTCGTGCTAATCCGGCGCTGAAAGCTACCAGAGCTTCCCCGTGACGACCGAGACATTGTAGAGCAACGCCTTGTCGGTAATATGCCTGCAAACAATGGAATTCCGATATttattaaatgaataaaatgaaatgaaattttaagatCCATTGAATTCGTGAACAAATCAAATTTggatgaatgaatttttgaaaacattttattattaattgagCGGACTTTCTGTCATTCAGGATTGCGAAACTTTCGTTCCCGCATTTGCTTACAAgtgatttagaaaaaaattatttgtcaATTTTCGCAGATTCACCAATAGTCATGGTTAAAAGTGCTGTAATGATAAAACTTGATGGAACATTCATAGTGGAAAATTTGGAATAGATTTTTGGCTCAAGGGCAAAAAGAATAAAGTTCTGAGAAAACATGAATTTTCCCAAAGATCTTAaagaagaatttcgatttttacatATGCTCTCAATAAAGttttacattgaaaaaaaagttttttgtttaaaagaatatttttaagCGAAATAAAGTTGCTCCATGAATACAAGAATCAAATATCTTTTCAGTGCTAATATATTCTTAAAGCCTTTGAGAAATTCTTACTTTTGGCCATTGTGGTACTAGTTCAGTGGCTCGAACAGCATCCTGAAGCGCAAGAGCAAAGAGTCCCATTTTGAGTCGAGCGGCAGATCTGTTGGAATAGAGGACATGGCTAAGAGGATCCAAGGCTAGGGCTTCGGTGTACAGAGTTGCAGCCTGCGCATAGTCTCCGTTTTGGCATGCTGCATTGCTTCTGCGTACTGTCTCTAGGAATAGTGCCCTAGATCCAGCAGCCAGGGCCGACGTACCTTCGGGCTCCACCTAATTATGAACATGAAaagaaattaacaaataaagaagaaatatATTACTCTTCAAGAAGGAACCGGCAAATAATTTTAAAGTATTACCATAGAAAAAACACGACGAAGACTAACATAAAATGATATTGTGaaataaaacacaaaaatatataattacaAAATATGATAGCAAGAAATAAGACACAAAATACACAAACACTAAatgaaagtaagaaaaaaagatgaaaatatgtttttaaattcaaactaaatTGAAGAAATCTCATTTGCAGTGGCACTCAAACAAGCGCATTcagttatttttttgaaatgtctTCCGATTCTTTGTTCATCTTTTGAgattgaaaattattgttaCCTTAATTGGACAATAACCATTTTAAACCGGagtaatactttttttgtgtACAACAAGTAACACTATTTTCCAGGAAATCTTTTAGTCATAAAACAAAGTTTCGACTGAATAACTTTTTTgttcatcaaaaaaaaatcaccatttaatgaaataatggTAAAACAATATAACTTATCTCTATTTAAATTTCAGAATTCTTTTCAGCCACCTACGAGTGTcaaattaaacaaaaacaaatcaaaaagcTATGagaagaaatgggaaaaacagaaaaaaatgcaccGTAATTAAGGTAACGATTGAAGAGTATAAGGAAGAAATCACCTCAGAGATATCCCTATGAGACATTGTTTAAGACGAGCCGGTACCATCCTCTTGCGTGGGCATTATCCGTGGCTAAGGAAGTCCATTAGATAAGGTTGCGGGTTTCTGAAAGTAGACACACATAcacatgcatatatatatatatatgcaatATAGATCCGACtagaaatcctttttccttgGATCCAATATCCGGAGGATTAAATAAACTTTTCGTGCACTTTAATCCCTCACCTTTGATAGAATCACTCCAGAATAGTATTCTATCTGTTCTGGCACTCGACGAAAATAGTCACCATTAGAAAGGAggaagagtgaaaaaagaaaagggaaaTGATAAATCGGCGCCGTACACACGGAAGAGGTTGATATTGAACGCGAGTATTagcaataaatataaaaacgcacgaggaaaagaatgagagagaaagaggcggCTTTAACCGGGTCCACCGGCCGCGAGACTGTCTCGCTGTGTTAAAACTGTTCTCGAGGGTTTGTTTTCGATAGGTAGAAGAGAATAAATTGCGTTTGATTAATAAAAAAGGAGGGAGTAAGGCGTCTTAGGGGGGCACCCACTGCATTCCTTAGGCACAGCCATCTTGGAATGTGACCCCGGGTCCCCCCGTTGGGCCTGAGGAGTGGGGCACCGGGGCCCTGACGGCTCTCTAACCTATACAGGTATATCGTAAAGCATATACTTGTTtaagtatacatatatacagatatatccGGAGCTGTGTACGTATACTCGGTAACACATAATCCATTGGTGTTGGCAAACTTACACGATCCTTTTCTCACCGCAGCATCACAAACACACGTACATATCTTTTTTTTGAAGAGATTCAAcaatctctttttttcctcatgaAATATCCAATTTTCTCCGTACTTtcgaacattaaaaaaacctcataaattttttaatcctctcattttattcgataattaaaaaaaaattatttgtccCATCGAATGTTCGATTGGATCTCTACAAAAATCAGAACGATCCTCTCGCTCCAAAACTTATTCGTTATCTTTATTAATTCCAGGTGTCTTtccaatttgaataattaaatgATTTCAAGTATCTTTTCGTGTGATTTATTGATTTGTCGAGCGTGAGTAGTCGTTAAGAATGCCAGCTAAGATTTTTATAGTCAAATTTCATAGTAAAAACTAAAAACTCGTAATAAAATGTGAAGCAAAAACAATTGTTCGTACTTAAAAATATATTGCTCCGtagtaaaatataaattaGTCCGTTTCTTGCTTGTAAAGCCCCGTAGAATCTCGCagctcgattttcctctttcccctgcctctttttctctctcatttctcTTCTGCAGCTGATGTCTttcggaagaaaaagagagaaagagagaagggagaaagagagtgagcaCCTCAGATAACTCTCCCCACCACTGAAAGGATACGCGAACCTCCTTAATGAGCTTATACCCATCTGGTGAATGTCAGTGTGTACGCGGAGCCGGCGAAACTCCTTGAGACTCTATACACAGTGGTAAGCTCTATTTCCCGCCCCCTCTTCCACTTACATCGCCCATTCAAGAGTCATTAACTTCTAGCATTCGCGTACACACTGCAATATTACATTTGTACACGTTATGTTGTATATATCGATGAgaaattttattagtaacGTCAGCTGACGTTGAAAACGCTATAAAGATTCTCGATCTCTCTTATGCATATCAAAAGGCATTTATTTCTTGCGAATAACCATTCATATCATATATGTATACCCGAGAAATTAATGTATTTCACTCACATATATGTTAAGGGAGGGGAGAGGAGGATTTACATGTACGCATAAATGTACATGCTTTATGTATTCCGACTATTGGATAATGCAATGGCCCTTCGTATATATACTCGCATATACGTTTATcaagtgtatatatatatatataaatataggtATAAATGTTAGGGGCATACCCATAAACCCGTACGATTCTCACGTGGTGTAAGCGGAATCCCGCGCGCCGCGAGAGCTCTTCTGGCTCTTCTCTTCCTATATAGTACCGTGACCTTTCTAtggatatacgtatataagGACATAAGTACATCGATATATAGAAGCGCACGAGGGTTTTCGGGCCGCGGGGTCTTCTTTTCCCACCCTTTACGCGCACTCCTGCGCGCCTCCGCTGGCCCGCCATATATCCGAGAGCGAAGCTCACTTTTGTACCTTTTGCCCGACGGTGTATTATctcgtaaaaaagaaaaaggaaaagaaattaaaaacaagtaaagaaaaaagaaggaagcaAGGAGAAATTACAAAAAGCAACGCACACCGCTCATCCGAACgatctttccttttctctctccctctccctctttcccGTTCTTACTCTCACcgcttctcgctctctctctctctctctctctctctctcttggtacataaaaattttagCTCACGTTAAGAATCGCGGGAAAAAGGGTCTGTAATAATATTCCAGATGTGGAGATGGgcttttttcgttcttctctttctcgttctctctcagtCGCTTCATCCTTCTGCGCCGCGCTCTTCCCGTCCTGGGATCTCACGCGAGTATTTTTGCCAGCGCTTAAATTTTCCATCGTTTTACCGtccgttttttcatgtttatttattatttttcctttcgttttACTCCTTTTTGTGCTTCATCCTTTTTTCCACAACCGCACGCGCCATTATGCGAAATTGGTTAGGTTCAGGTAAAGAAAAGAGCGCCGGGGAGAAGGTGGGCTACGTTTTTAAAACGTGGGATAACCCAGCTCCGTTCGCATCCGATGCTCCTTCACTCTCGTAGCGAGGTATAGCGTGTGCGGAACAACGAGAGACGCGGGTACTGCAACGCAACGAACCACACGGTATTGAGCAACGACTTACAACGCATACCTACATTTATATGTACGATAAACGAGGAGAATCGGGCCAGGCTTTTTTCATACCGCATT
It encodes:
- the LOC122418379 gene encoding tetratricopeptide repeat protein 28, which translates into the protein MSHRDISEVEPEGTSALAAGSRALFLETVRRSNAACQNGDYAQAATLYTEALALDPLSHVLYSNRSAARLKMGLFALALQDAVRATELVPQWPKAYYRQGVALQCLGRHGEALVAFSAGLARDPPNSQLLSGLVEASLKSPLRPTLEPTFQQLRAMKLDESPFVVISVVGQELLGAGQYKAAAGVLEAALSIGTCSLKLRGSVFSALSSAYWALNSLDKAISYMQQDLGVARSLGDTQGECRAHGNLGSAYFSKGTFKEALTAHRYQLVLAMKCKDAQAAASALTSLGHVYTAIGDLPNALASHKQCVQLVKQMGDRLQEAREIGNVGAVYLAMGEFESAVDCHTQHLRIARRLGDRVEEARAFSNLGSSHHYRRNFGQAMTYHENVLRIAQELGDRAIETRAYAGLGHAARCAGDLAQAKLWHQRQLDVALTTKDKVAEGRACSNLGIVYQLLGEHDAALKLHQAHLGIARSLGDRAGMGRAYGNIGNAYNALGYYEQAIKYHKQELTISKEVNDRSSEASTHGNLAVAYQAVQGHETALRHYRAHLAIARELKDAAGEACALLNLANCLSSRGRFEEAVPYYENYLMLSQELHDVEGEAKACHFLGYAHYCLGNHREAVRYYDQDLALAKDLQDKSGMGRAYCNLGLAHLALGNLDTALECQKYYLAIAHMTKHLAGKFRALGNIGDCLLRLGEVDEAIKMHQRQLNLARQATDRGLEAAAYGALGIAHRATRNFDKALGFHTQELTLRQEEGDLRGECRAHGNLGAVHMALGQYTHAVKCYQEQLERSRELGDSGVEAQALGNLGIARLNMAHYEDAIGYFEQQLATLEPLTTATALLDKARALGNLGDCYEALGDPEEAIKCHEQQLSAAVRLRSVRDQERAYRGLGRAREASGNLPEALVCFEKRLVAAHEVDSSEARGAAYGDLGRVHAALGNHEQAVSCLSHQLTLARGLGDRAAEAEAASGLGAVHLLMDDPDSALRHHQLELTIAEDLDAAGLQARACANLGATQEALGQLEEAIRLQEQSLSLAAAAGDQPARAAAFSSLGRLHHLRGDRARALSYLQSGLSLSEGLGRREEVARLRHRLGLVHWQAGEATISVEQLEKAANLLESLEGTSANFTHGQPSKLELLTETYITLQKVLVSLNRAEEALNWAERSRRTRTSCVEDATHYSEIVDRQRGTILYYSETDDELHAWCLAPSRGLLRFHSAKLELDGTKLEEKVLQAREALLGENCNSDLDEPTTITARGHHLNASSYSLSSLFSVGSVSSRAGSARWGRGTKGPTWQAPQPLQTLYDLLLAPFEDLLPPARKELILVVEKSLYLAPLPALQASPGEDYLCERFSLLVVPSLAALKKRSRTPMPEGGATVAALVAGNPALPEELRDENDWPESSMSAETEANIVAELLESRPLVANEATRSAVLRSLPDAECVHLTTPILWNSGNLAFSPDQTEDGNERLEFLLSSMEISRLRLTARLVVLSSGHCWANGDNSGKLTSDGVQTVAKSFLNAGAQCVLVSMWPVPSTAGSILLRAFYSAMLQGARASRALAEAMQTVQHTRHFAHPANWAGWLLLGGDARLSNKVALMGQALAELLRGGPEQSRDALRVTLHLVEKSLQRIHRGQKNAMYTTQRSIENKVGTAPGWKELLMSVGFRFEPAGNGIPSSVFFPQSDPEERLTRCSASLQALLGLGPASLHALVRLLQAPEATEDVISAMRRATCATEGQEIVLPVKTWRASGSHELFASLGFDLMEVGQSEVTLRTGKAASRRAVQFALQALLALFDTQEAPKSLNLDSSSSMESLTSVTQQEPKVQERPKLGGAFASYVRHRGEPDGKTTEAPSLPISRQACPNGGGESDAAFTPSPPIALNLNHQTRIRTLYPDQSVRPGSSSSSSVTDWETGHATVLRRQPMPALPATVLERLSVRTEVGTSSPRKPRHPAANEDVNHQPEATQTTEGIPHNLRNFATSLTSLTRELTPTISEVYHERNLGLGLAPSLSKLLEEAGNVTESEQGQLTSTGNSQTQNWLQNEPELCRRDEADGRSIAESQCSATSSNKIHRKAPPPPV